The following coding sequences lie in one Mercenaria mercenaria strain notata chromosome 5, MADL_Memer_1, whole genome shotgun sequence genomic window:
- the LOC123538396 gene encoding uncharacterized protein LOC123538396, with amino-acid sequence MEIKASDFTARTPNIRKNTRVVKTRNEVLSGSSNCTKNTESMQDRVDKQRHNRKLNTHSIAKSCDDLKKNLKGQVLTLYTNEATNNNNDKNLNVITLYIVK; translated from the exons ATGGAAATAAAGGCATCAGACTTCACTGCGAGGACGCCAAACATCAGAAAAAACACTCGAGTTGTGAAAACGAGGAATGAG gttCTGTCGGGTTCTTCTAATTGTACTAAGAACACTGAATCTATGCAAGACAGGGTGGATAAACAACGCCATAACCGTAAACTAAACACACACAGCATTGCCAAAAGTTGTGATGAcctaaagaaaaatcttaaaggaCAGGTCTTAACACTGTATACCAATGAGGCaacaaacaataacaatgataaGAATTTGAATGTAATCACATTGTATATTGTGAAATAG